GGCTATCGAAGCCGCGGGATATTCGCCTGGTGCCCAAATCTCCCTTGCTGTGGACGGTGCCGTGACGGACCTGTTCACGGACGGTGTCTATTCCTTCGCCGGAGAAGGGCGGACCTTCACCCCGGAACAGCTTGTCGACTACTATGCGGATCTCTGCGACGCCTACCCCCTTGTCTCCATTGAGGATGGCATGGCCGAGGAGGACTGGGCGGGATGGGCGCTGCTCACGAAACGTCTCGGCGGAAAAGTGCAGCTCGTCGGGGACGACATTTTCGTCACGAATCCGGAGCGGTTCTCCCGGGGCATTGCCGAAAAGATCGGAAACGCCATTCTCATCAAGCTCAATCAGATCGGTACGGTGACGGAGACGCTGCAGGTCATCGACAAGGCTCGTTGGAGCGGCTACGGAGCAGTGATCTCCCATCGTTCCGGGGAGACCGACGATTCCTTCATCAGCGATCTCGCCGTCGCCACGGGGGTCGGGCAAATCAAGACCGGCGCTCCGGCCCGTATGGACCGGGTGGCGAAATACAATCAGCTGCTCCGCATCGCCGAGACCTGCACGGCACCTTATGCGGGCCTTTCTCGGGTTGTTTGCGCGAAAAAGGACTGAACAGGGCGGTAAGAAACCCGGAACAGAGAAGGAGGGCGCGCGAATGAAGCGTGTAGTGAGCACCGATAAAGCACCTGCTGCCATCGGGCCTTACAGCCAGGCGATCTGGATGGGGGATCTGCTCTTCCTGTCCGGACAGATTCCACTTGATCCTGTCACGGGACAGCTCGTGGGAAAAACTTCCGCGGAACAGGCGGAACAGGTCTTGAAGAACATTGGTGCCATTCTGGAATCCCAGGGGCTCTCCTTTCGAAATGTGTTGAAAACCACTGTGTTCTCCGTGGATTTGGGAGATTTTGCGGACGTGAACGCCGTGTATGCTCGTTGGTTCGAGACGGAGCCGCCCGCCCGTTCTTTCGTGGAAGTCTGTGGACTTCCCAAGGGCGCGAAGGTTGAAATTGAACTCATTGCCGCGAAAGGGTAGGATTCGTCCCCGAGGATGCCGATCCGGGAAAGAAGAGGAGACCAGAAAATGAAGGTTGCCGAGCCCACCGTGGAACGTCTCGTGCAATATTATCGGTTGCTGGAACAGCTGCATGAGGAAGGCAGGAAGGTCGTCTCGTCCCAGGACATCGGCGAAATTCTCGCCTTCAAGGCAAGCCAGGTGCGAAAGGACTTGTCCTACTTCGGAGAAATCGGCAAGCGCGGCGTGGGCTATCACGTGGACAAACTCTTCGAGCACATTCGTGCCATTCTGTCTTCGCCGCGGGTGTGGCGGATGGCGCTCGTGGGGGTGGGGCATCTGGGAGAGGCTCTACTCGGGTACAATGCGCTTCGAAGCGAAAAATTCGGCATTTGCGCTCTTTTCGACGTGGATCCGGAGAAGGTCGGGAAAGAGATCGGAGGAATTCCCTGCTTTCACGTCGAGGAGATGACCGACGTGCTTCGCGAGCAGAATGTCGAGGTGGTCATCCTCACCGTTCCCGCCCATGTGGCGCAATCCTGCGTGGACAAAATCGCGAAGAGCGAGACGGTGAAAGGAATTCTCACCTTTGCACCTATTCCCGTTGTCGTGCCGGACCGGATCCTCGTCTACAGCGTGGACATCTCGGTGGAACTCGAAAAACTGCTTTTCTATCTCAAGCAGGCGAATGGCGACTGACCTTCTCTTTTCCCCTGACCGGAGCTCGTGGTACAATCGAGTGCATTCCATGTCGAGAAGACATTTTGAGGAGGCGGTGTTGTTGCGAGCAATGCTGATTGGCTTCGCGAGTCTTCTGTGGCCCGGGGTCTGCCACGCCGAAGGCGCGTCGGCGGGATCGCAGGGAGGGCTTCTGGGCATGCTCATGCCCCTGGCGTTGTTTATCGTCATTTTTTACTTTCTGATCATTCGACCGCAAAAGAAAAAGCAAAAGCAGCACGAGAACATGCTGGCCTCCATCCGGAGAGGTGATCAGATCGTGACGGCGGGAGGCTTCTTCGGTGTCGTCAAGGACGTCAAGGATGACAGCTTCATCGTTGAAATCGCCGATGGCGTGAAGGTCCGCCTGCTCAAGAGTTCCGTTTCGTACAAGCGGTCTACCGAAGAGAGCGACGTCGCCAAGACGTCTAAGAAGGAAGAAGAGACCGCTCCTCAGGAGGAGACGGCGTCTGAAATCGGCTCCGAACAGTAGGAGGCGCTCTTCGATCTGCCGCACGGAGTGGGTGCGAAGCGCCTGCTCCGTTTTTCTCATGTGCGGAGGGGTAGTGTTTCAAAAAAGACGGCATTAAGGAGGTCGTGTTTTCATGTTGAAACGTGATCGCTGGCGGTTGCTGCTCGTTGTCCTGGTGGTCGCCGCCGCCCTGGCGTCGGTCTTTCCCATTCAGGGCAAGATCCGCCTGGGACTCGATCTGAAGGGGGGCGCCCATATCCTGCTGCAGGCCAAAGGGACGCCGGAAAACCCCGTTACCGAGGACAGTGTGGAGCGCCTTCTCGCCGTGCTTCGGAACCGTGTGGACCAGTACGGTGTTTCCGAGCCGGTCATTCAGCGCGAAGGCCGGGATCGTATCATCGTCGATCTCCCCGGAGTGGAGGATCCCGAGGCGGCCCTCGAATTGATCGGCAAGACAGCGCTTCTGGAGTTCCGTGCGGTGGAGGGCATATCGCCCAGGGTTCCCGCTTCGCCGGAGCGGAAGAATTACGAGGATGATGCGAGTTTTGCCGCGGCGGAGGAACGTTGGAAGGCGGCGGCGGAGCAAGTTGCCGCTGCCCAGCAGGAGATGGCCGCCAGGGCCGAGGAAGACGACGCGCTCGTGATCATGAAGGATGAAAAAAACGTCGCCTATCTTCTCGGGCCGCCCCTCGTCACCGGAAAGGATCTTCTCGATGCCAAGACCGCTTTCGACAATCTCGGGCGTCCCGTGGTGACCATCAAGTTCAACGCCGAAGGCACGAAACTTTTCGACAAGGCCACGGCGGACAATGTGGGACGTCAGCTCGCGATCGCTCTCGACGGAGTTGTGGTTTCCGCGCCGGTGGTGCAGGAGAGAATCAGCGGCGGTGACGCGCAGATCTCCGGAAGTTTCTCCCCCGCGGAAGCGCAGCGCCTCGCCATCATGCTCCGGGCAGGCGCACTTCCCGTTCCGGTGGAAATTCTCGAAAACCGTTCCGTGGGACCCACTCTGGGAAGCGATTCCATCGAATCCGGACTTCGTGCTGGATTGATCGGGGCGGCTTTGGTGGTGCTCTTCATGCTGCTCTACTACAGATTCCTCGGAATCGCTGCGGATGTGGCCTTGGGTGTGGCGGTTCTTCTCGTCTTCGCGGCACTCATCAGCTTGAAGGCGACCCTGACGCTTCCCGGCATCGCGGGAATCGTGCTCACCATCGGTATGGCCGTGGATGGCAACATCCTCATCTATGAGCGCATCAAGGAGGAGCAGCGAGCGGGAAAAACACCTCTTGCTGCCGTCGACGCGGGATTCCGCAAGGCCATCACGACCATTATGGATGCGAACATCACCACCCTCATCGCCGCTGCGGTGCTCTACTACTTCGGCAGCGGACCCATTCGAGGTTTCGCCGTGACCCTGAGCATCGGCATTATGGCCAGCCTTTTCAGCGCCATCGTGGTGACCAGGGCTCTGCTGCAGATCTTCTTTGGGCGCAGCCGAAGTGTCCGGCTGCAGCAGTAGAGGGTTAGGAGGAGCGGAGATGTCGTTGAGAACAAAGCACATTCGTTTTATGGAAATTCGCCGCGTTTCCCTTGCCCTGAGCGCGCTGCTGCTGCTGGGCAGTATGGCGTTGCTGATGACGAAGGGGCTCAATCTCGGTATCGATTTCACGGGAGGTATCATCGTTCAGGTCGAGTTCTCCTCTCCCGTGACGGTCAAAGAGGTGCGCGAGACCCTTGCCGAGAGCGGACAGCAGCACGTGACCATTCAGGCCTACAGCGACAGGGGAGTCATCGTTCGGCTCGCCGCGGACGATGAGGCATCCCAGAAGGCCGCCATCGACGCAATGAAGAAGAAGGATTCCGGAGTGAACGTGCTCCGCATCGAAAAAGTCGGGCCGGTGGTGGGAAAACAGCTTCGCGAGGAGGCCGTCGTTGCGGTTGCGGTGGCCCTTGTGGGCATTCTTCTCTACATCACGGTGCGTTTCCGGTTCCGTTTCGCCGTCGTGAGCGTGGTGGCCCTCTTGCACGATACCATTCTCACTCTGGGACTTTTCAGCCTCCTTGGAAGAGAAATCTCTCTCACCTTTATCGCCGCGATTCTCACCGTCGTGGGCTATTCGCTGAACGACACCATCGTCGTTCTCGACCGTGTCCGCGAGAACTGGAAGGAACTTCGCTCGAAGGGGATCGTCCATCTTCTCGACCTTTCCATCAACCAGACACTTTCGAGGACCATCAACACATCGTTGACGACGCTGCTCCCCGTAACGGCGCTCTTTCTCTGGGGAGGACCCGTCATCGGTGATTTTTCCCTCGCGCTTTTGGCGGGAATTCTGGTGGGAACTTACAGCTCCATCTATATCGCGGGGGCACTTCTCTGCGAGTGGAATCTCCGAAAACCGGAAATCTGAGAGGTTTGCGGCGGAGCGGGTTGGCCGGACCATGCTATAGTTGTGCCGAAGCGGGTTGGGCTGGAAGCCGTGCGTCGAGTCTCAAGGAGGGATGCACATGAAGAGTTATGCGCTTGCCATTGCGATAGCCATGCTTGTGGCAGCCGGATATGCCTTTCAGAATACCGGTGATGTGACCGTTCGCTTTCTCATCTGGGAGCGCCAGATTCCGCAGGGAATCTGGGAGATCCTTCTCTTCGCGGCTGGAGGCATTCTCATGTGGTTTGTCTCTCTCGTCGCTCTTTTGGAGGTTCGGAGTGGATTGAAGCGGGAGATCCGGGATTTGCAGAAGCGCAACGAGGCTCTCTCCGAGGAACGCACGGCGCTGCTCACCGCTCTTGCGAGCCTGAAGGGATTCGAGCGGGAACATGTCGCGACGTGTGTGCCCGCACCCTCCGAAGAGAAAGTTTCCACGGGGATCCCCGCGAGCGAAGAATGTGCTGCGGCGGGTGTTCCCTGCGAGGTGAAAAAATGGGAAGAGGAACCGGAAATGCCCGAAAAACCAGCCTCGTTCGAGGATGCTGCCGCGGAGGAGCAATCTCTTGAGGATGTTGTCATGAAAGTGGACGAGGAGCAGGAGCGGCGGTGATCGATATCTGCGCCGGTGACGAGATCCGGGTGAGGTATCCTGAAGAAGACGCCTCGACCCTCGCCCTTACTCTTGGATGTAGCCGAATCTTCG
Above is a genomic segment from Aminiphilus circumscriptus DSM 16581 containing:
- the secF gene encoding protein translocase subunit SecF, producing the protein MSLRTKHIRFMEIRRVSLALSALLLLGSMALLMTKGLNLGIDFTGGIIVQVEFSSPVTVKEVRETLAESGQQHVTIQAYSDRGVIVRLAADDEASQKAAIDAMKKKDSGVNVLRIEKVGPVVGKQLREEAVVAVAVALVGILLYITVRFRFRFAVVSVVALLHDTILTLGLFSLLGREISLTFIAAILTVVGYSLNDTIVVLDRVRENWKELRSKGIVHLLDLSINQTLSRTINTSLTTLLPVTALFLWGGPVIGDFSLALLAGILVGTYSSIYIAGALLCEWNLRKPEI
- the secD gene encoding protein translocase subunit SecD, with product MLKRDRWRLLLVVLVVAAALASVFPIQGKIRLGLDLKGGAHILLQAKGTPENPVTEDSVERLLAVLRNRVDQYGVSEPVIQREGRDRIIVDLPGVEDPEAALELIGKTALLEFRAVEGISPRVPASPERKNYEDDASFAAAEERWKAAAEQVAAAQQEMAARAEEDDALVIMKDEKNVAYLLGPPLVTGKDLLDAKTAFDNLGRPVVTIKFNAEGTKLFDKATADNVGRQLAIALDGVVVSAPVVQERISGGDAQISGSFSPAEAQRLAIMLRAGALPVPVEILENRSVGPTLGSDSIESGLRAGLIGAALVVLFMLLYYRFLGIAADVALGVAVLLVFAALISLKATLTLPGIAGIVLTIGMAVDGNILIYERIKEEQRAGKTPLAAVDAGFRKAITTIMDANITTLIAAAVLYYFGSGPIRGFAVTLSIGIMASLFSAIVVTRALLQIFFGRSRSVRLQQ
- a CDS encoding redox-sensing transcriptional repressor Rex, translated to MKVAEPTVERLVQYYRLLEQLHEEGRKVVSSQDIGEILAFKASQVRKDLSYFGEIGKRGVGYHVDKLFEHIRAILSSPRVWRMALVGVGHLGEALLGYNALRSEKFGICALFDVDPEKVGKEIGGIPCFHVEEMTDVLREQNVEVVILTVPAHVAQSCVDKIAKSETVKGILTFAPIPVVVPDRILVYSVDISVELEKLLFYLKQANGD
- a CDS encoding RidA family protein, translated to MKRVVSTDKAPAAIGPYSQAIWMGDLLFLSGQIPLDPVTGQLVGKTSAEQAEQVLKNIGAILESQGLSFRNVLKTTVFSVDLGDFADVNAVYARWFETEPPARSFVEVCGLPKGAKVEIELIAAKG
- the yajC gene encoding preprotein translocase subunit YajC, producing MLMPLALFIVIFYFLIIRPQKKKQKQHENMLASIRRGDQIVTAGGFFGVVKDVKDDSFIVEIADGVKVRLLKSSVSYKRSTEESDVAKTSKKEEETAPQEETASEIGSEQ
- a CDS encoding LapA family protein, whose translation is MKSYALAIAIAMLVAAGYAFQNTGDVTVRFLIWERQIPQGIWEILLFAAGGILMWFVSLVALLEVRSGLKREIRDLQKRNEALSEERTALLTALASLKGFEREHVATCVPAPSEEKVSTGIPASEECAAAGVPCEVKKWEEEPEMPEKPASFEDAAAEEQSLEDVVMKVDEEQERR